The following are encoded together in the Fimbriimonadia bacterium genome:
- a CDS encoding TIGR01777 family protein has translation MSELLQFSTTLAAPREFAFEWHERPGAFDRLSPPWDKVRLVESHGGIRDGSRATLEVPIGPFRIHWLAEHRGYEHGRSFDDFQLRGPFAQWLHRRRFEDEGPGCRLDETLEYRLPFGLLGRMLAGRSVRTRVQRVFRYRSRVLQWDVEAHYGARNTGPMRVLISGAGGLVGSHLRPFLSTGGHHVASLVRRAPQTDSEIRWDPARGDLDPSLLEGFDAVIHLAGESIEGRWTSEKKAAILKSRVDSTRLLAEALARLTKPPVTLISASAIGFYGDRGDTELTEESARGSGFLPDVVAAWEEAASAAREAGIRVVHPRFGVILSPKGGALRRLLPLALVGASGIIGSGKQFVSWVAMDDVLHSLLHVLLNRDLSGPVNVVSPEPVCQRDFARSLAAAVGRPALIPTPALVVRMAMGREAADALVLASQRVVPAKLLGSGFSFRLPRLADALNHLLGRRG, from the coding sequence GTGAGCGAGCTGCTGCAGTTCTCTACCACGCTGGCAGCCCCTAGGGAGTTCGCCTTCGAGTGGCACGAGCGACCGGGGGCGTTCGATAGGCTGAGTCCGCCTTGGGACAAAGTGCGGTTGGTCGAGAGCCATGGTGGCATCCGGGACGGAAGCAGGGCGACGCTAGAGGTGCCAATCGGGCCATTTCGAATCCACTGGCTGGCGGAGCACCGTGGATACGAACACGGCCGGTCGTTCGATGACTTCCAGCTTCGTGGGCCGTTCGCCCAGTGGCTTCATCGGAGGCGTTTCGAGGACGAGGGGCCAGGCTGCAGACTGGATGAGACCCTGGAGTACCGGCTGCCGTTCGGGTTGCTGGGTCGGATGCTGGCCGGGCGGTCGGTGAGAACGAGGGTGCAACGGGTGTTTCGGTACCGATCGCGGGTACTACAGTGGGACGTGGAAGCACACTATGGGGCTAGGAATACCGGGCCGATGCGCGTGCTGATCTCGGGCGCTGGAGGCTTGGTCGGCAGCCACCTTCGACCGTTTCTCAGCACGGGTGGTCACCACGTGGCTTCGCTGGTACGCAGGGCCCCGCAGACGGACTCCGAGATTCGCTGGGACCCGGCGCGGGGAGACCTCGATCCTTCTTTGCTGGAAGGTTTCGACGCGGTGATCCATCTGGCGGGTGAGAGCATCGAGGGAAGGTGGACTTCGGAGAAGAAGGCCGCAATTCTGAAGAGCCGAGTGGACTCCACCCGTCTGTTGGCAGAGGCACTCGCCAGGCTGACGAAACCTCCTGTCACGTTGATCTCGGCATCGGCAATCGGCTTCTATGGCGATCGCGGCGACACGGAGCTAACGGAAGAGTCGGCGCGAGGTAGCGGCTTTTTACCGGACGTAGTTGCTGCTTGGGAGGAAGCAGCTTCGGCTGCGCGCGAAGCCGGCATCCGCGTCGTGCATCCACGATTCGGGGTCATACTCTCCCCAAAGGGTGGTGCGCTCAGGCGTCTCTTGCCTTTGGCTCTGGTCGGCGCGTCAGGAATCATCGGTTCCGGAAAACAGTTCGTCAGTTGGGTCGCGATGGATGATGTTCTTCATTCTCTGCTCCACGTACTTCTGAATCGTGACCTCAGCGGCCCGGTCAACGTGGTGTCACCGGAGCCTGTGTGTCAGCGCGACTTCGCACGTTCGCTGGCGGCCGCCGTTGGCCGTCCGGCACTGATCCCGACTCCGGCGCTGGTGGTTCGGATGGCAATGGGAAGAGAAGCGGCCGACGCCCTGGTGTTGGCGAGCCAGCGGGTGGTGCCAGCGAAGCTGTTGGGTTCAGGGTTCTCATTCAGGCTACCGCGTTTAGCGGATGCACTCAATCATCTACTTGGCCGTAGAGGTTAG